A region of Labeo rohita strain BAU-BD-2019 chromosome 2, IGBB_LRoh.1.0, whole genome shotgun sequence DNA encodes the following proteins:
- the LOC127152015 gene encoding inositol-3-phosphate synthase 1-A-like yields MMFEKVRINSADVKYTEKHIESRYCYHTASVHRDGDTFTVTPSSTEFIFRTERKVPRLGVMLVGWGGNNGTTVTAAVLANKLGLTWKTKTGVKKANYYGSLLESSTVCLGSGPDGEVHVPFRDLLPMVHPNDVVFDGWDISSLDLGRAMERAQVLDWSLQEKLRPHMNQLKPRPSVYIPGFIAANQEHRADNLIRGTKAEQVDQIRRDICDFKERSGVDKVIVLWTANTERFCDVIPGVNDTAENLLNTIQTGGEVSPSTMFAVASILEGCAYINGSPQNTFVPGAVDLAVRGGVFIGGDDFKSGQTKLKSVLVDFLVSAGIKPTSIVSYNHLGNNDGLNLSAPQQFRSKEISKSNVVDDMVQSNPILFRPGEKPDHCVVIKYVPYVGDSKRAMDEYTSEIMMGGTNTIALHNTCEDSLLASPIILDLVILTELCQRITFCTQDDPVFQGFHSVLSLLSFLCKAPLVPQGAPVVNAFFRQRACIENVMRACLGLPPQNHMQLEHKMKKSFTRSSENHIRHPVLVNGKIEHINGYQSAKYINTNGHEILQHTIS; encoded by the exons ATGATGTTTGAGAAAGTTCGTATCAACAGCGCAGATGTGAAGTACACGGAGAAACACATCGAGTCTCGTTACTGTTACCACACTGCCTCTGTGCATAGAGATGGAGACACGTTCACG GTGACGCCGTCCAGCACCGAGTTCATCTTCCGGACCGAGAGGAAAGTGCCCCGGCTGGGAGTGATGCTGGTGGGATGGGGTGGAAATAACGGCACTACGGTCACAGCTGCTGTCCTGGCCAATAAACTGGGTCTGACCTGGAAAACCAAGACGGGTGTGAAG AAAGCGAATTACTACGGCTCGTTGCTGGAGTCGTCTACGGTGTGTCTGGGATCTGGACCGGATGGAGAGGTTCACGTTCCGTTCAGAGATCTGCTGCCTATGGTGCATCCCAATGACGTCGTGTTTGATGGCTGGGACATCTCGTCTCTGGACCTCGGCAGAGCCATGGAGCGCGCTCAGGTTCTGGACTGGAGTCTGCAGGAGAAGCTCCGCCCACACATGAACCAGCTCAAACCCAGACCCTCCGTCTACATCCCAGGATTCATAGCTGCTAACCAGGAGCACAGGGCCGACAACCTCATCAGAGGAACCAAAGCAGAGCAG GTGGATCAGATACGCAGAGAcatctgtgatttcaaagagaGGAGCGGTGTGGATAAAGTCATCGTTCTCTGGACGGCGAACACTGAGCGATTCTGTGACGTGATTCCTGGAGTCAACGACACCGCTGAGAATCTGCTCAACACCATTCAG ACGGGAGGTGAAGTTTCTCCCTCCACCATGTTTGCGGTGGCCAGTATTCTGGAGGGCTGCGCCTACATCAACGGATCACCGCAGAACACGTTCGTCCCCGGAGCCGTGGATCTGGCCGTCCGGGGCGGCGTCTTCATCGGTGGAGACGACTTCAAATCCGGACAGACCAAACTCAAGTCTGTGCTGGTGGACTTCCTGGTCAGCGCTGGAATCAAG CCTACTTCTATAGTGAGTTATAATCATCTGGGCAACAACGACGGGCTGAATCTGTCGGCGCCGCAGCAGTTTCGCTCTAAAGAAATCTCAAAGAGTAATGTGGTGGATGACATGGTGCAGTCGAACCCGATCCTGTTTCGGCCGGGAGAGAAACCTGACCACTGC GTGGTTATTAAATATGTGCCCTATGTGGGCGACAGCAAGCGTGCGATGGATGAGTACACTTCTGAGATCATGATGGGAGGAACGAACACGATCGCTCTGCACAACACCTGTGAG GACTCTCTGCTGGCCAGTCCCATTATTCTGGATCTGGTGATCCTGACAGAGCTGTGTCAGAGAATCACGTTCTGCACTCAGGACGATCCCGTGTTCCAGGGTTTTCACAGCGTCCTGTCGCTGCTCAGCTTCCTCTGCAAGGCGCCGCTCGTCCCGCAGGGGGCGCCGGTGGTCAACGCCTTCTTCCGGCAGCGGGCGTGCATCGAGAACGTCATGAG AGCGTGTCTCGGCCTCCCGCCGCAGAATCACATGCAGCTGGAGCACAAGATGAAGAAGAGCTTCACGCGCTCCAGTGAAAACCACATCCGTCATCCCGTCCTCGTGAACGGAAAGATCGAGCACATCAACGGCTATCAGTCTGCCAAATACATCAACACTAACGGCCACGAGATTCTGCAACACACAATCTCATAA